In the Leptotrichia sp. oral taxon 223 genome, AGCAGATCCGTTAGCATAGTTTGTATTGCTGTTTACTAATGCGATACCTACTCCTCTTGCATCAGGAGCTGTTACATCTGCATTTGAAACATCAATACCAGTCGATCCAGCAGTAGTATTGATATAATCAATTGTTACACCACTTGCCAATCCATCATTTCTATTTTCTGCATAAATACCAGTTGCTTTTTCTCCTGCAACATAGATTTTTGCATCTTCATGTCTAATTGCAACAGAGTTGTCCACACCTCTATGGTTAATTTCATCAGCATAGTTATAAGTTACTTCATTTGTATCTGAAATACCTACAATACCATAGTTTTCACCAGTAGCAGTGTTTTCGGCAGATCTGTTTCTGTTATCCCCATTTGTCGCAACATGAGAAGGTTGTTCATATTTACCTGTTACAATAATTTCAGAGTTTTTAAGGTTTTTAAGAATACTTCCGTCGGTTCCAACGATAGCATTACCATGATCTACTTTTACAGTAGCGACTTTGTTTCCATCACCATTTACGATAGTTCCAAAGTTTACAAGAAGTCCTGTTATCGGTGCTGACGAAGCAGTAGTGTCTTTAGAACCTCCCCAGAAATTTACTGTTCCTAAGTTAGTAAATCCTGATTCACCTTTTCTTGTTTTTCTCCATATCGGATCATTAGCATTTTTAACATCATTCCATCTGCTTAACGAGTTACCCATTGCAAGTCCAACATTTTTAACTTGATAATTAGTTTTTCCTTTAGAATCTTTCAAATCTCTTTCACGTACATCCCCTGTAACTTTTTTACCGTTATTTATTGTCAAGTATGTACTTTCCATCTTAATATCATTGAAAGTATCATTTTTATCAGTAGCTGGTGTAGCTGTTGCTCCTGTTTTTTCAATATCTTCTACATTAACATCTTCATCAATTTGTAATTTATCATTGATTAAAGTAACATCTATTAAATGGCTACCTTTGTTATTTATTGTCATTCCGCCCGCATAGTTACCAATTCCTTGTAAGAAACTACTATTAGGAGTACCAGAAGTTCCTATTTTATTACTATCCCATTTTAGTTCTTCTGTTGCTTGATTAATTATTCCGATAGTTACATTACCAGTTAGGATATTAGTAGTTACTTGTCCCATACCTCTGTATTTAGCTTTATCCCAAATATTAGCTTCTGTTACGTCAGTTGGACGTGTAATATCTTTCGCATAATCCCATTCTCTAACGATAGAATCCCCTGGTTTACGAATATTTCCATAATTATTACCAGTCAATAGAACACCATCATACATATCAATATTAGTAGTTCCAGTAAATGTTATATTTGATTGATCGCTATCATCTTCTCTATACACATAGAATGGTGAAACATTTGTATGTGTATTTACTGTACTTATTGATTGTGCATGTCTAGTACCAGTATTTACTGTACCATCTCCACTTGCAGAAATTGTACCAGTTGTACTATTGTTATTTTGGTTTACAATGTTTCCTTCAAATTCGATTGTACTATTTTTTCTTGCATAAAGAGCACCATATTCATTATCAACAATAGTTACATTTTTTAATTTTACATTACCTCTGTTTTTAGCAACAGCTCCAATACCAAAAATTAATGAATTATCTGCATTAATATCTGCTCCTGTTTCAGCAAATGTAGTGCTTGCGGCTTCTCCATCCATATCAATTTGTCCACCATTTACTGCATATGCGGCGATATTCTTATATGCACGTGCATTTGCATCAGCAGAATTTTTATTGTAATCTGTATTATTTAATGTCAGCCAGTCTGCTGCAACAATTTTTCCTACAGTAGTTATTTTTGAATCAAATGCACTGTTTTTTCGTCCAAGATCTGATTGATAACCATCAGCATAAGCAACAACTGCCTCAGAACCAGCAGCTCTTACCATTACTTTAGCCGTTGTAGTACCAGCTTTGATTTCACCACCATCTTGTGCAACAAATACACGTCCAGCTTTAGACATTGAATCAACATCTTTTAAGAAAGTGATTCTGGAAGCCTTGTTAACAAATTTTCCTTGAATTAACGAGCCTTTAATATCATCTGTCTCACCACCAGCATATCCCATTATATGATTTGTACTTACATCTGTAAGTTTGATTTTATTATACTCTCTTTGAGTAGGTGTGGTTCCATGTAAACCATCAGTAATATTGTTAGTATTTGATGCATCTCCAACAGATACTCCTGTACCATTAATTGTATAGACAGATACTCCTGTAGCATTATTTTGATATGCAACATTAAGAGTTTGAACTGTAACATCTTTTGAAGCAGTTCCTCCTCCACCAGAAATATGGCTTCCAATATCAAGTCCTTCTGCATTTTGTCCACTTGCAGCATAAACAGCTACTGAGTTAGTGGCAGCATTAGTTCCTCCGAATGCTCCTTGTAATCGAATTTCTCCGTTAAAGAATCCTGCTTTTCCGATATTATAAGGTTGTGTAGTTGGCCCTTGCAAATTAACCATAATATTATTATTACCTTGCATTTGCACATCAGATAAATAAAGTTTTGAAGCAGCATCTACAACACCGGCATATCCATTATACACAACATTGTTATTTCCTGCTGTAAATATACGTCCACCTGTTTGTGTTCCCCACTGCATTAAATCATCAGTTTTTAAAGCAGTATCACTAGCAGTAGCACCCTTACCATTTATAATAGTAGCTTTACCAAGAGCAGAAATAACATTATACACAACATTATTATTTCCTCTAAATCTTACATTTACAGGACCTGCTACTGTAACTTCACTGCTAACCAATTTTGATTCATTACTAAATCCATCCTGAAAATTAAAAGCAACGTTTTTTTCTTCCCCAGTTAATCCACCATTATCTTGAACACTATTTGTAGTATCAAAGTTAGCTATTGAGTTTGTATTATCATTACTAAAAGTAATTGTAGCCTTTCCAGTACGTCCAAGACTTGTAACATAAGCTGCTCCATTTCCATTATAAATTGAAACATCAACATCTTCAGAAGTTACATTAGCACCATCAATAGCTTTTAAATATGAATTTCCTGCAAGAGAAGGAGTATGTCCAATATGTACATCTAGATATTTGGTATTCATTGTTTTATTAGTTAATAATACTTCACTACGTGCAGATACTCCTCCAGAAGTTGCAGCATTTTTGTGTAAATCATAAGTGCCACCACCATGAGCATCAAGAGCCTGCGTAAACAATGTCCATGCATTTGCAGTTAAATTTCCAGCTGTATCGTGTACTTGTTGTCTAAGATAAGCAGCTCTTGTCATAGGTGTATCCGTACCAGATGTGGTGTATGAAGTTCCTAAAACACCAGCCATTGAAGCATTGTATGCAGTATTATAAGCATTTGTGTAAGCTGTTCCAGTAAGTGCTCCACCAGCTGCAACACCAGCTGCATGAGCAATTGCAGTTTGATCATCATATTTCTTACCATAATAAGCTACATTTGTATTAGCAGCGTTTATATTTAAGTTAGGATGAGTGTGATAATAATCTATAATAGCCTCTACAATAGTCCCTGCACCGCCTCCACGTGCATTCCATTCGGCTGCAAACGGAACTGAAAAAGTAGAAGCTACTCCATCATACCCAGTATCACCATTACTTAAATGAGTACCTCCATTTGAATCAAGCCAACTTCCCGGTGTATTATAAGTATTATTTAAATTATTATAAGAAGAACCTGCTGCATTGTTATTTGGAGCTGGTTTATTTAAATTGGAATACTGTACACCAGAACTACCACTTGTCTGAGGAAGCCAAGTATAATTTGTCACACCGTGGTATGCTCCATAGACTTCTCCTGGAACAGAAGCAATATTCCCATTTTCTATATGTCCTCTACTAGTTGCTGAATGTCCTTCCAAGTCAGTGTCATATTTACTTTGTTGACGGTTTCTTGTCTGCCAATCCCATCCATCGTATGAACGAATTGTAGAATTCGTTCTATCAAAAGTTGCAATATTTCCCCAATTTTTAGCATTTGTTACAGTAGTTTTTGGATCTGGAAGATTCAAAGTGTAACCAGCATTAGGTGCCTCTTTAACATAGCTAGTTAATGTTGAACTAGTACTTGTATAAATAACAGGATTATAACTTACCGCATTCGGCATTTTAATATTATCCAGTCTTTCAGGCGTATAGTTCTTATAAGGCTCATGTATTAGCCGGATTGATAGTCAGTGAGTTTGGCTCCTGATTACGAGGTATATTCAAGTTAGTAGCCCCGTATAGATGCTTGCTTGGGTCAAACACATACTTAGTTAAATCGTTATCCCTTCTGTAGTATTCCAGGAACTTTCCTCCACGCCCCCTGTAGGTAGTTCCCCAGTCGTTGTTCGTATATCCTGTGCCGAACTGGAATGAA is a window encoding:
- a CDS encoding autotransporter outer membrane beta-barrel domain-containing protein; amino-acid sequence: MPNAVSYNPVIYTSTSSTLTSYVKEAPNAGYTLNLPDPKTTVTNAKNWGNIATFDRTNSTIRSYDGWDWQTRNRQQSKYDTDLEGHSATSRGHIENGNIASVPGEVYGAYHGVTNYTWLPQTSGSSGVQYSNLNKPAPNNNAAGSSYNNLNNTYNTPGSWLDSNGGTHLSNGDTGYDGVASTFSVPFAAEWNARGGGAGTIVEAIIDYYHTHPNLNINAANTNVAYYGKKYDDQTAIAHAAGVAAGGALTGTAYTNAYNTAYNASMAGVLGTSYTTSGTDTPMTRAAYLRQQVHDTAGNLTANAWTLFTQALDAHGGGTYDLHKNAATSGGVSARSEVLLTNKTMNTKYLDVHIGHTPSLAGNSYLKAIDGANVTSEDVDVSIYNGNGAAYVTSLGRTGKATITFSNDNTNSIANFDTTNSVQDNGGLTGEEKNVAFNFQDGFSNESKLVSSEVTVAGPVNVRFRGNNNVVYNVISALGKATIINGKGATASDTALKTDDLMQWGTQTGGRIFTAGNNNVVYNGYAGVVDAASKLYLSDVQMQGNNNIMVNLQGPTTQPYNIGKAGFFNGEIRLQGAFGGTNAATNSVAVYAASGQNAEGLDIGSHISGGGGTASKDVTVQTLNVAYQNNATGVSVYTINGTGVSVGDASNTNNITDGLHGTTPTQREYNKIKLTDVSTNHIMGYAGGETDDIKGSLIQGKFVNKASRITFLKDVDSMSKAGRVFVAQDGGEIKAGTTTAKVMVRAAGSEAVVAYADGYQSDLGRKNSAFDSKITTVGKIVAADWLTLNNTDYNKNSADANARAYKNIAAYAVNGGQIDMDGEAASTTFAETGADINADNSLIFGIGAVAKNRGNVKLKNVTIVDNEYGALYARKNSTIEFEGNIVNQNNNSTTGTISASGDGTVNTGTRHAQSISTVNTHTNVSPFYVYREDDSDQSNITFTGTTNIDMYDGVLLTGNNYGNIRKPGDSIVREWDYAKDITRPTDVTEANIWDKAKYRGMGQVTTNILTGNVTIGIINQATEELKWDSNKIGTSGTPNSSFLQGIGNYAGGMTINNKGSHLIDVTLINDKLQIDEDVNVEDIEKTGATATPATDKNDTFNDIKMESTYLTINNGKKVTGDVRERDLKDSKGKTNYQVKNVGLAMGNSLSRWNDVKNANDPIWRKTRKGESGFTNLGTVNFWGGSKDTTASSAPITGLLVNFGTIVNGDGNKVATVKVDHGNAIVGTDGSILKNLKNSEIIVTGKYEQPSHVATNGDNRNRSAENTATGENYGIVGISDTNEVTYNYADEINHRGVDNSVAIRHEDAKIYVAGEKATGIYAENRNDGLASGVTIDYINTTAGSTGIDVSNADVTAPDARGVGIALVNSNTNYANGSANAGGVINLTGGSNGAFTAWGTKATTFTPGGLTTNLGGNDIFTGKNGVGIYAESAEINLLSDKFTVETADDGVGLWGMDDTHVATGANHLKTFQYNYNGANNKNGFAMVFGGRNTQVTTASNDLDIKFTNRGDTKVDLAYELAESKLTTPTAGRGTYKGIAGILVNTNDAGDTVINRGNIEEDKSSVTNVRAYGAIVNKGTFVNYGNIKLNDSLNAQANTITSEDMKKVNVGIFANSANGNAGGTYTTIENHGDITIGDSTNDKNIGSWAIYGYNVNTGAKADGSKSQITVNKNNYGIYSGDGNVNIQQTKILVGNDTVMGHVQTTSGVSTAPGAYPISRQTQYANPNNLLSKLDAPRERDSVIGVYIDNNQTRTNTARDINVSADMDIDRFSYGIVMAEKNGGAPTNVTIGSPTDQPTIRLAYSTNSNAGGHVKSTKPTNPKVPEEVYEQGNSVYYYSLDTESRGKSFANITMDGDYNTAYYTKGSIDNYGTIDLRSKYDVDNQNNDTLGFGNVGVFSSNINAPSTNYGTITTGMSDTINMRYSAAMAAGRNVYKTDGSFDRTQEEGYVVNRGTINVKEKEGIGMFATGHGSKALNYGTINLQGESSIGMYLDHGAIGENHGTITGNANNLSGVVAINGGYIKNYGTINVTGTGSYGIVTDGSRFIVDASGNPTEVLKSTDPRYTSASAVTAGQTNGKGGTDLYGGTESSIEEGTTGNPKTTGVGTTITAPDIVPLTKISVDGIDTPIFNVESDAATPGSSAKNITVTSSIQTGGTRIIDLSAKNEWGNPVWEHAYRDQRSEVTSIGMYVDTSGVRYTNPINGIENLPKLSKVNLYFGPEATLYTNSKAIRIGDKYDENGNLVAKSNILKPFNDALNKLPGGAKVNALSASLTWQVLAKISDDNQLSEVYMSKVPYHSFAYDNDTSLVNFTNNLDNIYEIARPESAEKVIFNKLNSLGNGEGHILAQAFDQMRGHIYGGVQQRIKATSDIIGGEIDGLRKDNNLSKDSNKFKAFGQRNEYKTDTAGIPDWYSNSGGFAYVHEDETVRLGQASGWYAGVVNNYYTFKDLSKSYENQAMAKVGVFKSIPLDGDGTFVLNVGGNGFFGRNDIKRRFWVVDQEFRAKADYYSYGAGATLGLEKAFVINDGFSIVPNIGIKAEYGRFSSIHENGDMALNVKSDDYISVKPNAGIDFRYSQPVFKNTNFTAVLGFTYENEIGKLNDVENEARIVGAWTDYFGIRGDKEDKRGNFKSHLNLGLDNGRLGFTVNTGYETKGHNFNAGLGLRVLY